One stretch of Rattus norvegicus strain BN/NHsdMcwi chromosome 12, GRCr8, whole genome shotgun sequence DNA includes these proteins:
- the LOC102547234 gene encoding keratin-associated protein 10-11-like: MPHHAYGVTGQLAGVGSLLPPCRFWRLSSVHQAWQRASLPAEPPCLLLACSSMCCCVCVCVCVCVSVHVSVCLCLCLCVYVCVCVYVCMCVFVCGHVCLCVCVSVCLCMRLSLFLSLSLSLSLFLSVFLYVCVCVRVSVFVCVCVSLCVCLCVSVHVSVCLCLCVSVCVSVCVSVCLCMCLCVYVCVHACVCVCLHVYICMYPCASLCVCVSVCLCVCVSVCLCMRLSLFLSLSLSLSLSLSLFLSVFLYVCVCVRVSVFVCVCVSLCVCLCVSVHVSVCLCLCVSVCVSVCVSVCLCMCLCVYVCVHACVWTSQDLCAVLIGSAGGSAGSQRGAGRCLESSMGSVVVPPSSEQGQVTHWQKLTVHGS, translated from the exons ATGCCACATCATGCCTATGGagtcacaggacaacttgcaggagtgggttctctccttccaccatgtaggttctggagaCTGAGCTCCGTTCACCAAGCTTGGCAGCGAGCgtctttgcctgctgagccaccttgcctGCTGCTCGCCTGTTCTTCaatgtgttgctgtgtgtgtgtttgtgtgtgtgtctgtgtgtctgtgcatgtctctgtgtgtctgtgcctgtgtctgtgtgtctatgtgtgtgtgtgtgtgtatgtctgtatgtgtgtgtttgtgtgtggccatgtgtgtctgtgtgtgtgtgtctctgtgtgtctgtgcatgcgtctctctctctttctctctctctctctctctctctctctctttctctctgtgtttctgtatgtgtgtgtatgtgtccgtgtgtctgtgtttgtgtgtgtctgtgtgtctctgtgtgtgtgtctctgtgtgtctgtgcatgtgtccgtgtgtctgtgtttgtgtgtgtctgtgtgtgtctctgtgtgtgtctctgtgtgtctgtgcatgtgtctgtgtgtctatgtgtgtgtgcatgcatgtgtatgtgtatgtctgcatgtgtatatttgtatgtatccatgtgcgtctctgtgtgtgtgtgtctctgtgtgtctgtgtgtgtgtgtctctgtgtgtctgtgcatgcgtctctctctctttctctctctctctctctctctctctctctctctctctctctttctctctgtgtttctgtatgtgtgtgtatgtgtccgtgtgtctgtgtttgtgtgtgtctgtgtgtctctgtgtgtgtgtctctgtgtgtctgtgcatgtgtccgtgtgtctgtgtttgtgtgtgtctgtgtgtgtctctgtgtgtgtctctgtgtgtctgtgcatgtgtctgtgtgtctatgtgtgtgtgcatgcatgtgtat GGACTTCTCAGGACCTTTGTGCAGTACTCATTGGCTCTGCTGGTGGAAGTGCAGGGAGCCAGAGGGGGGCTGGGCGGTGCCTGGAGAG CTCCATGGGGTCTGTGGTCGTGCCACCCAGCAGTGAGCAGGGGCAGGTGACACACTGGCAGAAGCTCACGGTGCATGGCAGCTGA